One genomic segment of Impatiens glandulifera chromosome 6, dImpGla2.1, whole genome shotgun sequence includes these proteins:
- the LOC124942462 gene encoding ethylene-responsive transcription factor ERF026-like, translated as MSSNKKHTSFRGIRSRSGKWVSEIREPRKTTRIWLGTYPFPEMAAAAYDVAALALKGNDAVLNFPGRVHLYPVPLSSSPADIRIAATAAAALMKELGEEGGIPAAAPAEGRFVDEDELFDMPQLLVDMAGGMMVSPPRMLSPPETAPASENGSPGSSHGERLWSYN; from the coding sequence ATGAGCTCAAACAAAAAACACACATCTTTTCGGGGAATTCGGAGCCGGAGCGGTAAATGGGTATCGGAGATCCGAGAGCCTCGCAAAACGACAAGAATATGGCTAGGAACATACCCGTTTCCCGAGATGGCGGCTGCCGCATATGACGTGGCAGCTCTTGCTTTGAAAGGAAATGATGCTGTTCTGAATTTCCCGGGTCGGGTTCATTTATACCCAGTTCCTTTATCTTCTTCTCCGGCGGACATTAGAATTGCGGCGACGGCGGCGGCGGCATTGATGAAGGAATTGGGAGAAGAAGGTGGTATTCCGGCGGCGGCGCCGGCGGAGGGGAGATTTGTTGATGAGGATGAGTTGTTTGATATGCCACAATTATTGGTGGATATGGCTGGGGGAATGATGGTTAGTCCGCCGAGGATGTTGTCGCCGCCGGAGACGGCGCCGGCGTCGGAGAATGGTTCGCCGGGAAGTTCTCACGGCGAGAGATTGTGGAGTTATAATTGA
- the LOC124942461 gene encoding 40S ribosomal protein SA-like isoform X2: protein MAASRTMSTKEADIQMMLAAEVHLGTKNCDFQMERYVFKRRNDGIYIINLGKTWEKLLMAARVIVAIENPQDIIVQSARPYGQRAVLKFAQYTGAHAIAGRHTPGTFTNQLQTSFSEPRLLILTDPRTDHQPIKEAALGNIPTIAFCDTDSPMRYVDIGIPANNKGKHSIGCLFWLLARMVLQMRNSIPQGHNWDVMVDLFFYREPEESKEKDEEDVIAGADYVDFGASAIGLGTDQWTSNIADAQWAPEAAAPIAAAPAAGDGWDSVAPPTQVPVAVEPTGWD, encoded by the exons ATGGCTGCCTCAAGAACAATGTCGACCAAAGAAGCCGATATTCAGATGATGTTGGCAGCCGAAGTTCATCTCGGAACCAAGAACTGTGATTTCCAGATGGAGCGTTACGTCTTCAAACGCCGCAATGATG GTATTTATATCATCAACCTTGGGAAGACATGGGAGAAGCTTTTAATGGCTGCTAGGGTTATTGTTGCTATTGAGAACCCACAAGATATCATTGTTCAATCTGCTAGACCTTATGGTCAAAGGGCAGTTTTGAAGTTTGCTCAGTACACTGGTGCTCATGCTATTGCTGGAAGACATACTCCAGGAACATTTACTAATCAGCTACAGACTTCATTCAGTGAGCCACGTCTGTTGATCTTGACTGACCCAAGAACTGATCATCAG CCTATTAAGGAGGCTGCTCTTGGAAACATTCCTACAATTGCCTTCTGTGATACTGATTCTCCAATGAGATATGTTGATATTGGTATCCCAGCTAACAACAAGGGAAAGCACAGTATTGGTTGTCTTTTCTGGCTTTTGGCAAGGATGGTTTTGCAGATGCGTAATTCCATTCCTCAAGGTCACAACTGGGATGTCATG gttGATTTGTTCTTTTACCGTGAACCTGAAGAATCTAAGGAAAAGGATGAGGAAGATGTTATTGCTGGTGCTGACTATGTTGATTTTGGTGCTTCTGCTATTGGGTTGGGTACAGACCAGTGGACAAGCAATATTGCTGATGCACAGTGGGCTCCTGAAGCTGCTGCACCAATTGCTGCAGCTCCTGCTGCTG GTGATGGATGGGATTCTGTAGCTCCACCAACCCAAGTGCCTGTAGCTGTTGAACCTACTGGTTGGGATTAA
- the LOC124942461 gene encoding 40S ribosomal protein SA-like isoform X1, producing MAASRTMSTKEADIQMMLAAEVHLGTKNCDFQMERYVFKRRNDGIYIINLGKTWEKLLMAARVIVAIENPQDIIVQSARPYGQRAVLKFAQYTGAHAIAGRHTPGTFTNQLQTSFSEPRLLILTDPRTDHQPIKEAALGNIPTIAFCDTDSPMRYVDIGIPANNKGKHSIGCLFWLLARMVLQMRNSIPQGHNWDVMVDLFFYREPEESKEKDEEDVIAGADYVDFGASAIGLGTDQWTSNIADAQWAPEAAAPIAAAPAAGGWTAESTGDGWDSVAPPTQVPVAVEPTGWD from the exons ATGGCTGCCTCAAGAACAATGTCGACCAAAGAAGCCGATATTCAGATGATGTTGGCAGCCGAAGTTCATCTCGGAACCAAGAACTGTGATTTCCAGATGGAGCGTTACGTCTTCAAACGCCGCAATGATG GTATTTATATCATCAACCTTGGGAAGACATGGGAGAAGCTTTTAATGGCTGCTAGGGTTATTGTTGCTATTGAGAACCCACAAGATATCATTGTTCAATCTGCTAGACCTTATGGTCAAAGGGCAGTTTTGAAGTTTGCTCAGTACACTGGTGCTCATGCTATTGCTGGAAGACATACTCCAGGAACATTTACTAATCAGCTACAGACTTCATTCAGTGAGCCACGTCTGTTGATCTTGACTGACCCAAGAACTGATCATCAG CCTATTAAGGAGGCTGCTCTTGGAAACATTCCTACAATTGCCTTCTGTGATACTGATTCTCCAATGAGATATGTTGATATTGGTATCCCAGCTAACAACAAGGGAAAGCACAGTATTGGTTGTCTTTTCTGGCTTTTGGCAAGGATGGTTTTGCAGATGCGTAATTCCATTCCTCAAGGTCACAACTGGGATGTCATG gttGATTTGTTCTTTTACCGTGAACCTGAAGAATCTAAGGAAAAGGATGAGGAAGATGTTATTGCTGGTGCTGACTATGTTGATTTTGGTGCTTCTGCTATTGGGTTGGGTACAGACCAGTGGACAAGCAATATTGCTGATGCACAGTGGGCTCCTGAAGCTGCTGCACCAATTGCTGCAGCTCCTGCTGCTGGTGGGTGGACAGCTGAATCTACTG GTGATGGATGGGATTCTGTAGCTCCACCAACCCAAGTGCCTGTAGCTGTTGAACCTACTGGTTGGGATTAA